The following are from one region of the Advenella mimigardefordensis DPN7 genome:
- a CDS encoding fatty acid desaturase, giving the protein METKFTPIAPDAELPHRKIIRSWLIPISQQNTFRAFLLLFVDYTLLLALLAGTIFLSAWWLKLICALVAGFVIGRLFIIGHDACHQSLTPHRKLNKWIGRLAFLPAVSPYSLWDVGHNVVHHGFTNLKGMDFVWCPKTKEEYDALSPMRRFMERVYRGPLGAGIYYIIEIWWNRMMFPTKGYMGTQRKVFFWDGLLVSIFGLAWLGGVLYAAHATGQSALLLVLCAWFIPLLFWFYMIGFVVYIQHTHTRVVWHDNRAVWAKAQPFVSTTVHMMFRFKFGALMHHIMEHTAHHVDMSIPLYKLKKAQKTLEEMLPSRIVIQMFSWSWYFRTIKACKLYNYQERYWTDFDGNKSPDVV; this is encoded by the coding sequence ATGGAAACGAAATTTACTCCTATTGCGCCCGATGCAGAATTGCCACACCGGAAAATTATTCGCAGTTGGCTGATTCCCATCTCGCAACAGAATACGTTTCGCGCGTTTCTGCTGCTGTTTGTTGATTACACCTTGTTGCTGGCCCTGCTGGCCGGTACGATCTTTCTGTCGGCCTGGTGGCTCAAGCTCATTTGTGCGCTGGTTGCCGGTTTTGTGATTGGTCGTCTCTTCATCATTGGCCATGATGCCTGCCACCAAAGCCTGACACCGCACCGCAAGCTCAATAAATGGATTGGCCGTCTCGCTTTTCTGCCGGCCGTGTCGCCTTACAGTTTGTGGGATGTGGGACATAATGTGGTTCACCACGGTTTTACCAATCTCAAGGGTATGGATTTTGTCTGGTGCCCCAAGACAAAAGAAGAATACGACGCGCTTTCTCCCATGCGGCGCTTTATGGAGCGGGTGTATCGCGGCCCGCTGGGCGCGGGGATCTATTACATTATAGAGATCTGGTGGAACCGCATGATGTTCCCCACAAAAGGTTATATGGGTACCCAGCGCAAAGTGTTCTTCTGGGATGGCCTGCTGGTTAGTATTTTTGGCCTGGCCTGGCTTGGCGGCGTGCTTTATGCCGCCCATGCAACCGGACAGTCGGCATTGTTGCTGGTGCTATGTGCCTGGTTCATTCCACTGTTGTTCTGGTTTTACATGATCGGCTTTGTGGTTTATATCCAGCACACGCACACCCGCGTGGTCTGGCATGATAACCGTGCCGTCTGGGCCAAGGCGCAGCCGTTCGTTTCAACGACTGTGCATATGATGTTCCGCTTCAAGTTCGGCGCCCTGATGCACCATATCATGGAACACACTGCACACCACGTTGATATGAGTATTCCCCTGTACAAGCTGAAGAAGGCGCAGAAAACGCTGGAAGAAATGTTGCCCAGCCGAATCGTGATTCAGATGTTCAGCTGGTCGTGGTATTTCCGTACCATCAAGGCGTGCAAGCTCTACAACTACCAGGAAAGATACTGGACTGATTTTGACGGTAACAAATCGCCCGACGTCGTTTAA
- the lpxB gene encoding lipid-A-disaccharide synthase, producing MSLVLSMVAGEPSGDLLASRIIQGIRARDSGLQASGIGGPEMQQQGMQLHYPMDDLSVFGYVDALKNLPRLIHTYLRFRSSVLKLRPDVFVGVDAPDFNLRLEHHIRQRGIPTVHFVGPSIWAWRYERIHKIREAVSHMLVLFPFEEEIYRKEGVPVTYVGHPLAAQIPVQPDKLQARLRLGLEPDGKVLAILPGSRASEVAELAPRFLQAASLLQKEDPALRFIVPLVNEARQAQFNVIAQRYPVKNLHCFRNRVADHPIAWDIMEACDAALVASGTATLETALFQRPMVISYVLTPLMRRLMEWKAGQDGPSLPWVGLPNVLLREFAVPELLQEAATPANLASACVRALTDTTYIAQTEEKFRQLHRELNRDTARLAAEAILATAQR from the coding sequence ATGAGTCTGGTATTGTCAATGGTGGCGGGCGAGCCTTCGGGTGATCTGCTCGCCTCCAGGATCATACAAGGCATACGCGCGCGTGATTCGGGGCTGCAGGCGTCCGGCATCGGCGGTCCCGAGATGCAGCAGCAGGGAATGCAACTGCACTATCCGATGGACGATTTGTCCGTGTTCGGCTACGTGGATGCGTTAAAAAATCTTCCCCGGCTTATTCACACGTATTTGCGCTTTCGATCCTCCGTATTAAAGCTGCGGCCCGATGTCTTTGTTGGTGTCGATGCGCCTGATTTCAATCTGCGGCTCGAGCATCATATTCGCCAGCGCGGTATTCCTACGGTTCATTTTGTGGGTCCATCCATCTGGGCCTGGCGTTACGAGAGAATTCACAAGATCCGTGAGGCAGTTTCCCATATGCTGGTGCTGTTTCCTTTTGAAGAAGAAATCTATCGCAAGGAAGGCGTACCGGTCACCTACGTGGGCCATCCGCTGGCGGCCCAGATCCCTGTCCAACCCGATAAACTGCAGGCACGTTTGCGCCTGGGCCTCGAACCGGACGGAAAGGTACTGGCTATTTTGCCGGGGAGCCGGGCTTCGGAAGTTGCCGAACTGGCCCCGCGTTTCCTGCAGGCGGCCAGCCTTCTGCAAAAAGAGGATCCTGCGCTGCGGTTTATTGTGCCGCTGGTTAACGAGGCCCGTCAGGCACAATTTAACGTGATTGCCCAGCGCTATCCGGTGAAAAATCTGCACTGTTTTCGCAATCGTGTGGCTGACCATCCCATCGCCTGGGACATTATGGAGGCCTGTGATGCTGCACTGGTTGCCAGTGGGACGGCGACGCTGGAGACAGCCCTGTTTCAGCGGCCCATGGTTATTTCTTATGTACTCACGCCGCTGATGCGCCGGCTGATGGAATGGAAGGCCGGGCAGGATGGCCCCTCGCTGCCATGGGTCGGCTTACCCAATGTTTTGCTGCGTGAATTTGCGGTGCCCGAGTTGCTGCAGGAGGCCGCCACGCCGGCCAATCTGGCTAGCGCCTGCGTTCGGGCACTGACCGACACCACGTATATAGCACAAACTGAAGAAAAATTTCGTCAGCTGCACCGCGAGCTCAATCGCGACACGGCAAGACTGGCAGCGGAGGCGATTCTTGCGACAGCCCAACGCTGA
- a CDS encoding SPFH domain-containing protein: protein MDTSIIFLAILVVLVLVFLVKSIAIVPQQNAWIIERLGRYDRTLSPGARFIIPFVDRVAYKHSLKEIPLDVPSQICITRDNTQLQVDGVIYFQVTDPMLASYGSSNYISAITQLAQTTLRSVIGRMELDKTFEEREAINSTIVSSLDEAATNWGVKVLRYEIKDLTPPNEILRAMQAQITAEREKRALIAASEGRRQEQINIATGEREAAIARSEGEKQAQINQAQGEAAAVVAIAEATAQAIGQVAHAIEQPGGMAAVNLRVAENYVDAFANVAKEGNTLILPANLSDVGGLIASAMTVVKATGQGK, encoded by the coding sequence ATGGATACTTCAATTATTTTTCTCGCCATACTGGTCGTGCTGGTACTGGTATTTCTGGTCAAGTCCATTGCCATCGTACCGCAACAGAATGCGTGGATTATTGAAAGGCTGGGCCGGTATGACCGCACGCTGTCGCCGGGTGCCCGCTTTATCATTCCTTTTGTTGACCGGGTAGCCTATAAACACTCGCTAAAAGAAATCCCACTGGATGTCCCCAGCCAGATCTGCATTACCCGAGACAACACCCAGTTGCAGGTTGATGGTGTTATTTACTTCCAGGTTACCGATCCCATGCTTGCCTCCTATGGCTCGTCCAATTACATCTCGGCTATTACGCAACTGGCACAAACCACCTTGCGCTCGGTCATCGGTCGCATGGAACTGGACAAAACCTTTGAAGAACGGGAAGCAATCAACAGCACCATCGTTTCTTCACTTGACGAAGCGGCAACCAACTGGGGTGTCAAGGTGTTGCGCTACGAAATCAAGGATTTGACGCCTCCTAATGAGATCCTGCGTGCCATGCAGGCCCAGATTACCGCAGAGCGTGAGAAACGCGCCCTGATTGCCGCCTCAGAAGGCCGCCGGCAGGAGCAGATCAATATTGCCACCGGTGAGCGCGAAGCCGCCATCGCTCGTTCTGAAGGCGAGAAGCAGGCTCAGATCAATCAGGCTCAGGGTGAAGCGGCGGCAGTGGTGGCCATCGCCGAGGCCACCGCCCAGGCGATCGGACAGGTGGCACACGCAATCGAACAGCCCGGTGGAATGGCAGCGGTCAATCTGCGCGTAGCGGAAAATTATGTTGATGCGTTTGCGAATGTGGCCAAAGAAGGCAATACCCTCATTTTGCCGGCCAATCTGTCCGATGTAGGAGGACTGATCGCGTCGGCCATGACCGTTGTCAAGGCGACCGGGCAGGGCAAGTAG
- the ppsR gene encoding posphoenolpyruvate synthetase regulatory kinase/phosphorylase PpsR, which produces MPESQKKRTVFIVSDGTGITAETFSHSVLSQFSADFDFTLLREPFITSEEKAAKVAEKINATALEENTPPLLFSTLVKPEILAVVQQSNCIFLDIFGACVSQLETALDTKSRPTIGLSHLSASSKQYRNRIEAINFTLAHDDGQFVHGLKEADVILVGVSRCGKTPTSLYLAMQYAIKAANFPLIPEDFERGALPKTLLPYRNKLFGLSIQPDRLSEVRNERRPDSQYASIKQCLYEVGEAERLMRRESIEWLSTTTKSIEEISTTVIQILGLKSPSTGSY; this is translated from the coding sequence ATGCCAGAATCACAAAAAAAACGGACGGTATTCATCGTATCAGACGGCACGGGCATTACGGCAGAAACCTTCAGTCACTCGGTACTGTCGCAATTTAGCGCGGATTTTGATTTCACGCTATTACGCGAACCGTTTATTACGTCCGAGGAAAAGGCAGCCAAGGTCGCCGAAAAAATCAACGCCACTGCCCTGGAAGAAAACACGCCACCGCTGCTGTTCAGCACCCTGGTCAAACCTGAAATCCTGGCTGTCGTACAGCAGTCCAATTGTATTTTTCTGGATATTTTCGGGGCCTGCGTCAGCCAGCTTGAAACAGCACTGGACACCAAATCCCGCCCAACCATCGGTTTGTCACATCTGAGCGCCAGCTCCAAACAATACCGCAACCGTATTGAGGCGATCAATTTTACCCTTGCCCATGATGACGGCCAGTTCGTGCACGGCCTGAAAGAGGCCGACGTTATTCTGGTGGGAGTGTCACGTTGTGGAAAAACCCCCACCAGTCTTTACCTGGCCATGCAATATGCCATCAAGGCGGCCAATTTCCCTCTGATTCCCGAGGATTTTGAGCGTGGCGCGCTGCCCAAGACGCTGCTCCCCTATCGCAACAAGCTGTTCGGCCTGTCCATTCAGCCGGATCGCCTGTCCGAGGTTCGAAACGAACGTCGGCCTGACAGTCAATATGCGTCGATCAAGCAGTGTTTATATGAGGTCGGCGAAGCCGAACGCCTGATGAGACGAGAAAGCATAGAATGGCTATCGACCACGACCAAATCCATTGAAGAAATTTCTACAACGGTGATCCAGATACTGGGTCTTAAGTCTCCGTCGACAGGCTCCTATTGA
- the rnhB gene encoding ribonuclease HII — MRQPNADLPLFGNLPLPRMTAGIDEAGRGPLAGDVFAAAVVLNPERPISGLADSKTLSAARRESLALCIREEALAWSIASASVAEIDQLNILAATMLAMKRALEGLTASGERLTAELALIDGNQVPKGLGVPCHAVVKGDTLHACISAASILAKTARDAQLLQLHEQYPQYAFDQHKGYGTALHLARLKAHGPCPVHRSTFAPIRKLITVQTREGILA, encoded by the coding sequence TTGCGACAGCCCAACGCTGACCTGCCCCTGTTCGGTAATCTGCCTCTACCACGCATGACGGCGGGTATCGACGAAGCGGGCAGGGGGCCGCTGGCCGGGGATGTCTTTGCGGCTGCCGTTGTTTTGAATCCGGAGCGGCCAATTAGCGGACTGGCGGATTCAAAAACACTGTCGGCCGCCCGACGTGAAAGCCTTGCACTGTGCATTCGTGAAGAAGCCCTTGCCTGGTCCATCGCCAGCGCCTCTGTGGCGGAAATCGACCAGTTAAATATTCTGGCTGCGACAATGCTGGCAATGAAGCGCGCTCTTGAAGGGCTGACAGCCTCCGGGGAACGACTGACAGCAGAGCTGGCCCTGATTGATGGAAACCAGGTGCCTAAGGGTCTGGGTGTTCCATGCCACGCGGTGGTAAAGGGTGATACCCTGCATGCCTGCATCTCAGCGGCCTCTATATTGGCAAAGACAGCCAGGGATGCGCAACTGCTGCAATTGCATGAGCAGTATCCGCAGTATGCATTTGACCAGCACAAGGGATATGGCACTGCGCTGCATCTGGCGCGCCTGAAAGCCCACGGCCCCTGTCCGGTGCACCGCAGCACGTTCGCCCCGATCCGTAAACTGATAACGGTGCAGACAAGAGAGGGTATTTTGGCGTAG
- a CDS encoding NfeD family protein, with amino-acid sequence MWIWFVVAAIALILELLTGTFFLLLVAVAAAGAGVVTWLGGELAWQLLAFSVLGIAGFFILKSSGLMKRGSRHGASRNTDLNLDIGQMVQVTDWSPINTAEVHYRGAKWQVRLDPAVNGKPAPGGYRIVDIDGIVFIVTPVSERPLTSSSS; translated from the coding sequence ATGTGGATCTGGTTTGTTGTTGCGGCCATCGCACTTATTCTTGAGCTGCTCACCGGTACTTTTTTTCTGTTGCTGGTTGCTGTTGCCGCTGCCGGCGCGGGCGTAGTGACCTGGCTGGGTGGCGAGCTTGCGTGGCAACTGCTTGCTTTCAGTGTACTGGGCATTGCAGGATTTTTTATTCTCAAATCCAGTGGCCTCATGAAACGTGGCTCGCGTCATGGCGCGAGTCGGAATACCGATCTCAATCTGGATATCGGCCAGATGGTACAGGTCACGGATTGGTCTCCCATCAACACAGCCGAGGTCCATTACCGCGGCGCGAAATGGCAGGTACGGCTGGACCCCGCGGTGAATGGCAAGCCTGCTCCCGGTGGCTATCGCATTGTCGATATTGACGGCATCGTGTTCATCGTCACACCGGTATCGGAACGACCCCTAACATCAAGCAGCTCGTAG
- a CDS encoding TrmH family RNA methyltransferase → MKNIQSKDNLVVRQAMKVAAGRDKTRILLEGVHLCEEWLKRYDPPESVLVQASAVDRPEIARLLAITDTARQYLLADALFNAIATVQTPQGIMFVATRPVPAAISRLSTTALWLDRLQDPGNLGTILRTAAAAGVKDILLSAGCVGAWSPKVLRSAQGAHFALDIYEHQHFPDIRDRLDMPILASSLVPGARSLYEDALPAACLWVVGNEGQGVHPDILTVADQCIFIPQSDAVESLNAAVATAILLFEQRRQHMRG, encoded by the coding sequence ATGAAAAACATTCAGTCAAAAGACAATCTGGTGGTCCGGCAGGCCATGAAGGTCGCGGCGGGACGGGACAAGACCCGCATCCTGCTCGAAGGTGTGCACCTGTGTGAAGAGTGGCTGAAGCGCTATGATCCACCCGAGTCGGTATTGGTGCAAGCCTCTGCGGTCGATCGACCGGAGATTGCCCGTCTGCTGGCGATCACCGATACGGCCCGCCAATATCTGCTTGCCGACGCCTTATTTAATGCGATTGCCACAGTCCAAACCCCGCAAGGCATCATGTTTGTCGCCACGCGTCCCGTTCCTGCGGCCATCAGCCGGCTGTCAACCACCGCCTTGTGGCTGGACCGTCTGCAGGATCCAGGCAATTTGGGCACGATTCTGCGTACGGCCGCTGCCGCTGGTGTCAAGGATATATTGCTGTCAGCAGGCTGTGTTGGCGCCTGGTCTCCCAAGGTATTGCGTAGTGCGCAGGGCGCCCATTTTGCACTGGATATTTACGAGCACCAGCATTTTCCGGATATCCGGGACCGGCTGGATATGCCGATACTGGCATCGTCGCTTGTGCCCGGCGCGCGCAGCCTGTATGAGGACGCGCTGCCCGCGGCCTGTCTGTGGGTTGTCGGCAATGAAGGGCAGGGTGTTCATCCCGATATCCTGACGGTTGCCGACCAGTGTATCTTTATCCCGCAAAGCGATGCAGTGGAGTCGCTCAATGCCGCCGTTGCGACGGCGATTCTGCTATTCGAGCAGCGCCGCCAGCATATGCGCGGCTGA
- the lpxA gene encoding acyl-ACP--UDP-N-acetylglucosamine O-acyltransferase, whose amino-acid sequence MTKLIDPTAIIHDGAKLHPSVRVGAYSVIHADVTIGEGTVVGEHCVIDGLTTIGKNNVFYRFCSIGGNPQDKKYSGEKTSLEIGDGNTIREFVTINTGTTQDVGTTRLGDDNWIMAYVHIAHDCQIGSHTILANSVQLAGHIHIDDWAIVGGSSAAHQYIHIGAHSMTGGMSAIRQDIPPYILGAGQPYRPAGINSEGLKRRGFTPEQIHAIKDAYKIIYMRKLSTIEATEEIVRYQKDHPDTASVLEPFVHFFETASRGVSRG is encoded by the coding sequence ATGACCAAACTTATTGATCCCACCGCCATTATTCATGATGGCGCAAAGTTACATCCTTCCGTGCGGGTAGGTGCCTATTCCGTCATTCACGCCGATGTCACGATTGGCGAAGGCACCGTTGTTGGCGAACATTGCGTCATCGACGGGCTGACCACGATCGGCAAAAACAACGTGTTCTATCGTTTTTGTTCTATTGGTGGTAATCCGCAGGACAAGAAATATTCCGGTGAAAAAACCTCTTTGGAAATTGGCGATGGCAATACCATCCGCGAGTTTGTGACCATTAACACCGGTACGACACAGGACGTAGGCACAACACGCCTGGGCGATGATAACTGGATCATGGCATACGTTCATATTGCCCACGATTGCCAGATCGGCAGCCACACCATCCTGGCCAATTCCGTTCAGCTGGCCGGTCACATTCATATCGACGACTGGGCTATTGTCGGCGGCAGTTCTGCTGCGCATCAGTATATTCATATCGGCGCCCATTCCATGACTGGTGGCATGAGTGCGATTCGTCAGGATATTCCACCCTACATTCTGGGCGCAGGACAACCTTATCGGCCAGCCGGCATCAATTCCGAGGGGCTCAAGCGCCGTGGCTTTACGCCAGAACAGATTCACGCCATCAAAGACGCCTATAAAATCATTTATATGCGCAAGCTGAGCACCATTGAAGCGACAGAAGAAATCGTTCGCTATCAGAAAGATCATCCCGATACTGCCAGCGTGCTGGAGCCGTTTGTACACTTCTTCGAAACAGCCTCGCGGGGCGTCAGCCGGGGATGA
- the fabZ gene encoding 3-hydroxyacyl-ACP dehydratase FabZ, protein MQVDIQGIMARLPHRYPMLLVDRVLKMVPGKSIIAIKNVTVNEPFFNGHFPGRPVMPGVLIIEAMAQAAAIFSFAEEDGSCKHDISRKAYYLVGVDGARFRKPVIPGDQLQLEVTADRISKVICKYSARATVDGAVVAEAAIMCAIRDLDEQ, encoded by the coding sequence ATGCAAGTAGATATTCAAGGCATTATGGCGCGGCTTCCACATCGCTATCCGATGCTGCTTGTAGACAGAGTCCTGAAAATGGTGCCGGGTAAAAGCATTATTGCCATTAAGAATGTGACGGTAAATGAGCCATTTTTCAACGGACATTTCCCGGGTCGGCCGGTCATGCCTGGTGTGCTTATTATAGAAGCGATGGCCCAGGCTGCGGCTATCTTTTCCTTTGCAGAAGAGGATGGTTCCTGCAAACACGATATTTCACGCAAGGCCTACTATCTGGTCGGCGTAGACGGTGCGCGTTTTCGCAAGCCTGTCATTCCTGGAGACCAGCTTCAACTGGAAGTTACTGCTGACCGTATCAGCAAAGTCATCTGTAAATACAGTGCACGTGCCACCGTCGACGGGGCAGTTGTAGCCGAGGCTGCGATCATGTGCGCAATTCGTGATCTGGACGAGCAATGA
- the ppsA gene encoding phosphoenolpyruvate synthase, producing MSYVVPFEKLRMSDVDSVGGKNASLGEMISQLASAGVRVPGGFATTADAFRDFLKSSGLDKRIADRLSSLNPEDVRELAQAGAEIRNWITEAPFSEEFEKQIRQSYAELDADGKGSFAVRSSATAEDLPDASFAGQQETFLNVAGIDDVLDKIRHVFASLYNDRAISYRVHKGYAHADVALSAGIQRMVRSDKGSAGVMFTLDTESGFNDVVFITSSYGLGETVVQGAVNPDEFYVFKTTLASGKYPIVGRRIGSKLIKMEFNGERKPGENAVSTVEVPVSERNRYSLTDDEVIELARYAVIIEKHYQRPMDIEWGRDGIDGKLYILQARPETVKSQQTGSDVQLRYKLKATGKVLITGRAIGQKIGSGKVRVVSDINDMDQVQAGDVLVTDMTDPNWEPVMKRASAIVTNRGGRTCHAAIIARELGIPAVVGCGTATEDLKEGAEVTVSCAEGDEGRIYDGFLETEVEEVRRGDMPEIPVKIMMNVGNPQLAFDFSQIPNGGVGLARLEFIINNNINVHPKAVLDYPNIDAELKKAVESAARGYASPRAFFVEKLAEGVATIAAAFYPKPVIVRLSDFKSNEYRKLVGGSRYEPEEENPMLGFRGASRYIADDFAECFRMECEALRFVRDDMGLTNVEIMVPFVRTLNQAEKVIGLLADNGLKRGENGLRVIMMCEVPSNAILADQFLEYFDGFSIGSNDMTQLTLGLDRDSGMELLAADFDERDEAVQFMLQRAIQACLKANKYVGICGQGPSDHPDLAVWLKEQGILTMSLNPDTVVDTWQKLAS from the coding sequence ATGTCGTATGTTGTTCCATTCGAGAAACTCCGCATGTCGGATGTTGACTCAGTTGGCGGGAAAAATGCCTCGCTTGGCGAAATGATTAGTCAGCTGGCCAGCGCCGGGGTTCGTGTACCTGGCGGTTTCGCCACCACTGCCGATGCTTTCCGCGATTTTCTCAAATCCTCCGGGCTGGACAAGCGCATCGCTGATCGTCTTAGCTCACTGAACCCGGAAGATGTTCGCGAACTGGCTCAGGCCGGTGCCGAAATCCGCAACTGGATTACAGAGGCGCCATTTTCTGAAGAATTCGAAAAGCAGATTCGTCAATCCTACGCCGAGCTGGATGCCGATGGCAAGGGTTCATTTGCCGTACGTTCATCAGCGACTGCTGAAGATTTGCCCGATGCCTCGTTTGCCGGCCAGCAGGAAACCTTTCTGAACGTAGCGGGTATTGATGACGTGCTGGATAAAATCCGCCACGTTTTCGCCTCCCTGTATAACGATCGTGCGATTTCCTACCGTGTTCACAAAGGCTATGCGCATGCAGACGTGGCCTTGTCTGCCGGTATCCAGCGCATGGTGCGTTCCGACAAGGGTAGCGCCGGTGTGATGTTTACGCTGGATACCGAGTCTGGCTTCAACGACGTTGTGTTCATCACTTCCTCCTACGGACTGGGTGAAACGGTTGTGCAGGGCGCCGTCAATCCCGACGAATTCTATGTGTTCAAGACCACACTGGCTTCTGGGAAATACCCGATCGTGGGTCGCCGCATCGGCTCCAAACTGATCAAAATGGAATTCAACGGGGAGCGCAAGCCCGGCGAAAATGCCGTCAGTACCGTCGAAGTACCCGTTTCCGAACGCAATCGTTACTCACTGACTGATGACGAAGTGATTGAGCTGGCACGCTATGCGGTCATTATCGAGAAACACTACCAGCGCCCTATGGATATCGAATGGGGTCGCGATGGTATCGATGGCAAACTGTATATTCTGCAGGCTCGCCCCGAAACAGTGAAATCCCAGCAAACCGGTAGTGACGTTCAGTTGCGCTACAAACTGAAAGCAACCGGCAAGGTGCTGATCACCGGTCGTGCCATTGGTCAGAAAATCGGCTCTGGCAAGGTCCGAGTGGTTTCAGACATCAATGACATGGATCAGGTCCAGGCTGGCGATGTGCTGGTCACTGACATGACAGACCCGAACTGGGAACCGGTCATGAAGCGCGCTTCGGCCATTGTCACCAATCGTGGCGGTCGTACCTGCCACGCGGCCATTATCGCCCGTGAACTGGGTATTCCTGCTGTTGTCGGTTGTGGTACAGCGACAGAAGACCTCAAAGAAGGTGCTGAAGTCACTGTTTCGTGCGCAGAAGGTGACGAAGGCCGGATTTACGACGGTTTCCTTGAAACCGAAGTGGAAGAAGTCCGTCGTGGCGATATGCCCGAGATTCCGGTCAAGATCATGATGAACGTGGGCAATCCACAACTGGCTTTTGACTTTTCCCAAATCCCTAACGGCGGGGTGGGTCTGGCGCGTCTGGAATTTATCATCAATAACAATATCAATGTGCATCCCAAAGCGGTGCTGGATTATCCGAACATTGATGCCGAACTTAAAAAGGCAGTGGAATCAGCTGCACGTGGCTATGCCAGCCCGCGTGCCTTTTTCGTCGAAAAACTGGCTGAAGGTGTTGCAACGATTGCCGCTGCATTCTATCCCAAACCCGTTATCGTTCGTCTGTCCGACTTTAAATCCAATGAGTACCGCAAGCTGGTAGGCGGCTCTCGCTACGAGCCCGAGGAAGAGAACCCGATGCTGGGCTTCCGTGGTGCTTCACGCTACATTGCCGACGATTTCGCAGAATGCTTCCGCATGGAATGTGAAGCACTGCGCTTTGTTCGCGATGACATGGGTCTGACCAACGTCGAAATCATGGTGCCATTCGTGCGCACGCTGAATCAGGCAGAAAAAGTCATCGGCCTGCTGGCAGACAACGGTCTGAAGCGCGGTGAAAACGGCCTGCGCGTCATCATGATGTGCGAAGTCCCATCCAACGCCATCCTGGCCGACCAGTTCCTGGAGTATTTCGATGGTTTCTCTATCGGTTCGAACGACATGACTCAGCTTACACTGGGACTGGATCGTGATTCCGGTATGGAACTGCTGGCTGCCGATTTCGACGAGCGTGATGAAGCGGTGCAGTTCATGTTGCAGCGGGCGATCCAGGCATGCCTAAAAGCCAATAAATACGTTGGTATTTGCGGACAGGGCCCCAGCGATCATCCTGATCTGGCCGTATGGCTTAAAGAGCAGGGTATTCTGACCATGTCGCTGAACCCTGACACGGTTGTTGACACCTGGCAGAAACTGGCCAGTTAA
- the smpB gene encoding SsrA-binding protein SmpB produces MSITDNRKATHDYFIEERFEAGIVLEGWEVKSIRAGRVQLGESYVIVRDGELQLLNMHVSPLATASTHIHPNATRTRKLLLHKNEINKLIGKVEIRGYTLVPLNLHFRNSKIKLEFGLGKGKKLHDKRDSARDKDWQREKERIMKHDTRRRDS; encoded by the coding sequence ATGAGCATTACCGACAATCGCAAGGCAACCCACGATTATTTCATTGAAGAGCGCTTTGAAGCGGGTATCGTTCTGGAGGGCTGGGAAGTGAAGTCCATCCGGGCGGGCCGCGTACAACTTGGCGAGAGTTATGTCATTGTGCGTGACGGCGAATTACAGTTGCTGAATATGCATGTCAGCCCGCTGGCGACTGCCTCAACGCATATTCACCCCAACGCGACCCGTACTCGCAAATTACTGCTGCACAAGAACGAGATCAATAAACTCATTGGTAAGGTGGAAATCCGCGGCTATACGCTGGTGCCACTGAATCTGCACTTTCGCAATAGCAAAATCAAGCTTGAGTTTGGCCTGGGTAAAGGTAAAAAGCTGCACGATAAACGGGACAGTGCCCGTGACAAAGACTGGCAGCGCGAGAAAGAGCGGATTATGAAACACGATACCCGCAGACGTGATTCCTGA
- a CDS encoding FKBP-type peptidyl-prolyl cis-trans isomerase has translation MSELIIEDVTEGSGPEAKSGQQVSVHYTGWLKDNGQKFDSSKDRGQPFSFPLGAGHVIKGWDQGVQGMKVGGTRKLTIPAELGYGTRGAGGVIPPNATLVFEVELLGIN, from the coding sequence GTGAGCGAACTTATTATTGAAGATGTGACCGAAGGAAGTGGGCCAGAGGCTAAAAGCGGCCAACAGGTGTCGGTACATTACACCGGCTGGCTTAAAGACAACGGACAGAAATTTGACTCCAGCAAGGATCGTGGTCAGCCATTTTCTTTCCCGCTGGGTGCCGGCCACGTCATCAAAGGCTGGGATCAGGGTGTGCAGGGCATGAAAGTAGGCGGTACCCGCAAGCTCACTATTCCGGCAGAGCTGGGGTATGGTACGCGCGGTGCAGGTGGCGTTATTCCACCTAATGCAACGCTGGTGTTTGAAGTGGAATTGCTCGGTATCAATTGA